The Halobacillus amylolyticus nucleotide sequence TGACGAGAATATCAATGGAACCAAACTCCTCAACTGTACGATCAACAATATGTTGTATATCCTCAGGGTTGGTCACATCGCAGGCAAGGGCCAGTGTCCTTACACCAAGATCTTTTTTAAGACGGTCTGCCACCTCAACGCAAGCTTGCTTTTTTCGCGAACACAACACGACGTTAGCACCAGCCTCGGCCAGCCCTTCCGCGATTTGTTCACCAAGGCCGCGTCCGCCTCCAGTCACAATCGCCGTTTTGCCAGTAAGATCAAACAACTCTTTCACGTGCATTGTTCTCACTCCTTATATTTAGTTAACTCAAGCTTAGCCACTTGTCTTCTGTGAACCTCATCTGGACCATCCGCTAACCTTAGTGTCCTTGAATTTGCCCATTGGGCGGCTAGAGTGAAGTCATCACTACCACCTGCTGCACCATGTGCTTGAATCGCACGATCGATTACTCTCAGCGCCATATTAGGTGCTACAGCCTTAATCCATCGCGATTTCCGTTTTCGCTTTTTTATCACCGACCGTATCCATCATGTACGCTGCCTTAAGTGTAAGCAGCCGTGCTTGTTCTAGTTCAATACGGGAGTCAGCAATCCATTCCTGAACGACGCCTTGATCAGCTAACGGCTTGTGGAATGCGGCTCTAGTTTGAACGCGCTTACACAAATCGTCAAGAGCCCTCTCTGCTGCACCTATTAGACGCATACAGTCGTGAATTCTCCCTGGTCCTAGTAGCCTTCCTTGAGCAATCACAAACCCCTTCCTCTCATCCCAAATAATATTGGAAACAGGTACACGAACATTTTCAAAATCGACCTCCCCATGTCCATGTGGAGCGTCGTCATAGCCAAAAACCGGAAATAATCGTTTGACGGAAACACCCGGTGTATCCAATGGGACAAGAATCATAGACTGCTGCTCATGTCTTGCTGCCTCAGGATCTATTTTTCCAATGAAGATAGCAATCTCACATCGAGGATCTCCCACCCCTGAGGACCATTTACGTCCATTAATGACGTACTCATCTCCATCACGTTCAATCCTTATCTGGATATTCGTTGCGTCGGAGGAAGCAACATCATGTTCCATCATCGAAAAACATAAGCGAATCTCCCCATTCAAAAGCGGCTTCAGACATCTTTCCTTTTGCTGCTCTGTCCCATAACGTGTCAGTACTTTCATATTTCCTGTATCAAAACTTGCAATTAAATATTTCAGGAGCAATCAGTGAGCGCCCCATAATTTCACAAAGGGCAGCATACTCTAAGTTCGTTAATCCGGCTCCATATGTATCATCAGGATGAAACAAATTCTACAGCCCCTGGTCCTTTGCTTTTTTCAATTCCTCGACTATGGAAGGGGCCTCAGACCACCCTGATTCCTGAGCGTTCAGCTGCTCTTCAAAACTTGTTCATAGGATAAACATATTCATCCATAAAGTCCTTCAGTTTCTTTTGATAGCTTTTCACTTTATCCGTATAATCAAAGTTCATACCTTTTCTCCTCTCAAACATACCATCTAGTATGTATTTTCCATTTTATATCGACAATTCTGAAAATTCAAGCCAAACGGTGAATGTTCATTCATTTTCCTTGAATTATTAAACCCCCAGTTCAAGGAACTGAGGGTTTGATAATAGCAACAATTGATGGTTTTGTATTAATCATTAACATTCTTTTTAGCCAAGGCTGAACGGTCAGGAGCCATAGGCGGCTGTTCCATCCAGCCGTGCTTGATCAAAAGATTTGCGCCATCCTCGGCATACTTGCCAATATCCGTTATCAATCTTCCATATTGGAGAGCTAAATCCCTTCTTTGGACGACGGACAAACCAGCTCCATAAAATCCCATTGCCGCAGACACTAATATTACAACATGATACAACATAAGCTTATCTGAAAAAGGTGGTACAATGGAATTAGAAACTTCCGATTCCCATCTCTTTGGTACAGGCAGATTTTCTTCCGATAGAATATTGTTTAATATCTTCACCTGTTTTTTACAAAGAGTTGCCCCTCTTTGAAAATATTTGCGGAGTTCTTTAGATTGAGCGACTTGACTGAATGCAATTTCTAATACAACTTTGACTATCGTCTTTTGATTATTAAAATAGAGCCCGGTTATTTCTGTTGCATTCAAAGGCCTACGTTTACCAAACCATCCCGTTAAGTAACTTTGACTTTTCACAAAATCAATCCCGTCTGGAGCGGGAATGTTTGGAGGCTTACTGAAAATTCCTTTATCTAACATCACACTTAATATTCGGTCATATAGTTCCATTGTTTCAGAATTACACTGAGTAAAATAGCTTCTCTGATCTGCCCGCACTGAATTTCCGAGAGAACCTGCATAGCCAGTTAAGCCATGGAGGGTCATGACATACATATAAACCAATAATAAAGAATCCGAGAATAACGGAGGGGCGTTTACATTTACATCTTCTTTGGTAAAACCCTTAGGTACGGGATACCCATCTTCTTTTAGAAAAGCAGTTATTTTATCAATATGGGATTGAGATAAACCTAATGCAAATTCAAGAATATTACGAACATCTTTATCCTTTACATATTCTAATGAGTGGTTTACAAAACAAATAGACATACTGTCACTCATAAATTGAGTCCAAAGACTTGCTAGTTCAGAGGAGGAGAGCCGTCCGTTATTCTTTTGATCCATAATTATTAACACCACCAGGAAGTAATTTTTCACCGTTAAGATTACTTTAACATTCAGGTTTATAGCTTAACCAAACTGAACGGACATATGTATATAGTGGTATATAGGATTGGTTACACTCCCCCTGCTCTTCCGATTAAAACAGTCTCTCCTTCTCATGAGTGAAATAACTCCAATCTGGTAGAATAACGTAACTTCTGCACAAAAAAAGTCCCCCCTGCCAGGGTGAACTTCATTGATTTTTGCCTGATATTAATTGGTGTTAAGATAGGTTCTTTTTCCCCACCACACACCAGGAAGAACTAGAACAGCGAGTGAAATCACTCCTATCCAGCCCCAACGACTCCATAAAAGGCCTGTAATCGTGCCACCTCCTGAGACTCCAACGTAATAGCTAACGAGGTAAAGGCTTGAAGCCCCTCCCTTGTGATGAGTTGCCTGCTGATTAACCAGCCATGCCATCATCGAATGAATCACGAAGAAGCCTAGACACATGAGTATGAGTCCAGTATATACTAGTGACACAGCCGGTAATATCGTTACGGCTATACCTGTCAGCATCACCGCTGCACTAATCATAATAATCTTACTTAAATCAAAGGTAAGAGACAACTTACTGGCAAGAGGTGAACCGACCAGCCCCATCCCGTAAGCAAAATAAGCTACCGTAATAGTCCCAATTGACAAGTAATAAGGCTCACCCATTAAATAAAACGGCAAATAGGTCCAAACCCCTGTAAACGCCAACTGAATCACAACACCCATATAAAAAGCTGGAATGAGATTCCTATTTTTTAAGTGAACAAACATCATCGATAGATCTTCTTTAACTGGCAGTTGGCTAGGTTCGAAACGTTTAGATTTTGGTAATAAAAATAAAAATGTTAAGAAAAAGACTGTTTCTATTGCAAACAAGAACCATATGGCTGTTTGCCAGGAAGTCTGCTCTGTCAGGTAACCTACAAATACCCTGCCAAACATGCCGCCAACAGCATTACTGGCAATATAAAATGAGATCCCTATCCGAACACTTCGCTGTTCAAACTCTTCGCCGATATAAGCAATCGCAGCTGCAGGAAGTCCGGCAGCAAAAAAGCCCTGGATAAAACGTAAAATTAAAATCATTGTAAAAGACTCTAAAAAAGGGATAATCAGCAACGGGATAATGGAAAGAAGAATCGTTCCTTTCATTAAGGCTACTCTTCCCCATCTATCAGACATGAGCCCAAAAAATAATAAACCTAAAATCAAAGAAAAAATCGTTAAAGATAACAGCAAGCTAGATACAGTTGCGTTCACATCAAACTCTTCAACAAATTGAGGTAGAATCGGCTGCACCATGTATATATTGGAGAAAGTCATGAAGGAGGCGATCGTTAGCGCCACTATGGCCATCCAAAAGGTTTTATCCTTTGGTGTATACCCGGTTTCACCTTTGATATCATGTTCTGCTTTTGCCACAAGAACCACTTCCTATTTCACAATAAACTCTGTTTATCCGATTATGTAAGCATAAAAAATAACTCTCATTCGTATCTTGTCTACACTTGAGAGATACTGTTTCAACTGTATGATTAACTGCTTAATGCCCTGTTTAGTGTAAAGCCACTAATAGTAACTCTTCGAATAGTATAACTTATTTTACCTGAAACAAAAATAAGTATGCTTTGACTAAGATTTAACTAGTTTGTAAAGGCGAACTATGCTTCCGCAAGCAATGATCAAACCGATTAACATGTAAAATACCCCATTGCTTGTTTCAAAATCATTCATTGTATATACAACAATAACACCCATTGCAACGGCGAGAATAAAAAGATTGAAAATAAAGTAAAATTTCTTAAATCCCTTTAATTCGCTCATTATATCCCATCCTACCCTAAGAAAAAGTTACCTTTATATCATAAGAATACAAGAAGAAAGGCGCTACTCAAAGGAATGAATCGCATCAGCTTTGTTGGAAGCAAAATAGCTATATAATTTCCCAATGAAAGCATCAATATCAGTCGTTGGCTGCCTTCGATCAAAATTTTCACAAATGCAGACCGTTGTTTAGTTATTGAGTTGTGATGATCCACTGCATTTCGGAAGCCTGTTAAGATTACTACCTATTATAGGATGAACAGGTGAAGGAACTCTCAAAACTGCACTCCTTCTGTGCATAATCATTCTAAATCTGGGCATAATACAGCAGGACTAAAGTTTAAGGAGCTGAATACCTATGGAGCATAACAAAGTCACTGACCTACAGGCGTTAGGACAAGAAGCCTACGCCGACCTAGAGGATATATCAAAAGCCATGAGTCAGCTACAGGCAGGGTATAGCAAGGACATACTAGAGCAAAAAAAACAACTCAAGCTAGATGTATTGAAAGCTGTAGGTACTGAGTTAGATAGATATAAGACCTAGAAATAAGGGGCTTAAACAGCCTCCCTAACTTTGGTTATCACTAAAAGTCCTAACATGGAATCATTATTTGTTTGGGTTATTAGCGCGAGATACCTGTTTTCCTTCATCTCACACACACTTAGATACCACCCTACAGCCTACTAGCATTTACGCGCTATCAGCTAATTTTCAGGTTAACCCTATCCTCAAGGAGGGGAAACTGAATAACTATCATCTATACCCTGTTGCTTCATCGTATTTCCCAACATCATTTAGTCTCCTTCTCACGCTTCATATCGGTCTCACATACAAGGAACATCAGCATTTCCTCTAAAACCGGATATAAATGGACTGTTCAAGCTAAAAAAGGGGGGGATAAAATGACCTTTTTACTTATAACTGTAGCTATATTCCATTTAACAGCTATTTTTGTCCGTAAAAGAGTGACATGGATAGACATCTATGGCACAGTTCTTTTCACCATCTCTTTCCAACTTATTGTAGACACTTACCTTGATCTTAAATATAATCTATATGGCTATTTTGACAAAGGGGCAGACTTTGAGACGCTTATCTTCATTTTTGGTATATATCCAGTAGTAAACATACTTGTTGTAAACTTTTTCCCAAACACTAAGGGATTAGTTACAAAAATCATATACATATTAGCTTGGTCAATCTTCTCAGTGGCTTACGAATTTTTACTTTTGTGGAATGGGATTTTCTATCATAGTGATCAATGGCATATTTGGTACTCTGGACTAATCTACCCTTTCCTCATCATTATTTTATTACTCAATTTGAAACTGATTAACTTTATAAAAAAATAGTTCACTGAAAAATTTTTCCATAGTAGTCCAGTGATATTAGATAATAAAAAAGCTGTTTCAAAAGGAAGGTTACTCCGTTTTGAAACAGCCCATTTTATAGCCAGTAACTTCATTATTAGGAAAGTTCCCAAGCGCTTGAATCTTATTTACTACTGCTTAATGTTGGTACACCATCTCGTACAGCAATGAATTCGGGACGTTTCTTCCCTCCTGAATATGGCTCAACAAGTTGGTTTTCCACGCTATTATAAACCATGAATAAGTTATTACGGCTATACGGTGTAATATTGCCGTTTGACCCGTGCATGGTATTACTTTCAAATAAAGTGATAGAGCCTGCTGCTCCCGTTGGTACGGAAATGCCGCCGCCTTGATCAGCAAGCCATCTCAAGCTATCATGATCGGGAATTCCAAGCTTTTGTTTTTTCAAGGATTCCTTATAGTTGTTGTCCGGTGTTTCCCCTACGCAGCTGACATAGTAGTTATGGGACCCAGGTATTAGCATTAAAGGCCCGTTGAATGTATAGTTATCGGACAAGGCAATTGATAAACTGACCCCTCTCATCCGCGGCATTCCGTCCTCTACATGCCATGTTTCAAAATCAGAATGCCAATCAAACTCTTTTCCTGTGAAACCTGGTTTATAATTGATTCGGGATTGATGAATATAAACATCACTTCCAAGAAGATGGTTTACGATATCAAGCAGACGTTGATCGTTTGCTACTTTATTAAAGTAGTCGTCATCCTGATGAACGTGAAAAATCGATCTAATTTCATCACTTTGAGGCTCACGAATCACTTTGTCTGAACTCACACCCCCACTGGAATCCTGAAGTTCGAAAATACCTTTCTGCATTTCAGATACTTCCTGTTTAGAGAAGAAATTCTCAATTTGTAAAAAGCCATTTTCCTCATAGAAATCAAGCTGTTCCTCTGAAATAGGGGCTAGACTATCTTTGGATCGATCTGTGTGAATCACAGGATCCTTTCGTTTCATAATCTCCGGCCTGTTATTTTTTCTTGAAGGATAAAGGTCTTTCATTAAAAAAACACTCCTTGTCAAAAAATGATATCTTCGAAGCCGATTTCCTGGTTGTGCTATTATTACTGGCTTTCATATGGGAACTTTCCTACGTACAGAACCCATACCCACCTGAAATAATGCTAAACACTACCTTATAGAAAAAGTTTTTAAAAAGGAGTAAAGCTTTGAATAACACAAAATAATGGAGTAAATAACTGATACTATCCATAGAAAGCTTTTGTAGAATCCTCATTGTTTCTCACCGTGTTTAATGAGGTTTATTTGATGTGGTAGCCGACATTACCCCTTTAGCTACTGCACAACAGACTTTAGGTTCCACGGGATTCTATAATTGTCAATGTAACACTAAAAATGAAGCTGGGGTCTATTTTATTTATTATTTAATGCCATGGCTTCCTGTAACAAAGCGATGTACAAGTCTGGCCGAATATCCACTTCTTTCTTTACTCTTATATGACGCATCCTTTTCCCTTCTCCTTCAAGCAAGCCTTCCTTTATCTGTAAGTTCTGCACCTCGGTAGAAACCTAGGTTAACATGGCTTTTAGCGGGTTGGATATAGCAGATCAACCCATCTTGTGAATAACTAGGCATCAACCACTTGAATTCCTCAACTATCTCTTACGAGGACTCAAATATAAGCATTCTCAGATTCCTAGCTGCTTCTTCATATGAGTGGGAAGCTTTTCAATGAATTGATCAGCCTTTTTATTCTTTGGAAAATGTTGAATCTTTTAAATCAAATGCCGTTGTAACATGACAAATAGATACAACGATCTTTTCATTTAAACAAAAAGAAACCCTGCCCCCGGGTAAGGAAGCAAGGTTAACAACGTTAGACTGTCCGCCCTACATATTCATCTAAATCGATCTTAGACTTTTCAGCGAGCAATTTACCTAAGCTTTCATCAGCCTGATAAAAGTTAGCGATCGCTCGACCTACGATGTTACGGTCTTTAATCTGGTCAAAATCACCAAGAAGGTTTCGGACTAATGCATCCTTCTTGTCCTGGTCGTAGCTTCTATAAATACGTCCAGCTTGACCGTAGTAGTTGGGTTTATCAATGATGGAACGCTCGATTTCACCGCTTAACGGCTGGGCAGGCTCTTCATACCCTTCGACAGGTGCTGGTTCACCCTCGGCACTGTTAGGTTCATAGTTTGTATGGCTGATTCCGGTATTCCGTGCCATGAAACCTTCCTGTTGATTATTACTCACATCAACTTTCGGTCGATTAATAGGCAGTTGCTGGTAGTTTGGTCCAACACGGTGACGCTGCGTATCAGAATATGAGAATAAACGACCTTGGAGCAGTTGGTCTTCAGAAGGCATCATACCAGGTACGAGTACACCTGGGTTAAAGCCAACTTGCTCTGTCTCTTCAAAGAAGTTATCGACATTTTTATTTAATGTCATTGTGCCAACAAACTCCCACGGTACATCCTCTTCCAACCAGTCCTTCGTCGCATCAAGAGGATTAAAGTCAAAGTCATCCAATTCGTCAGGACGAAGAACCTGAACATACAGATCCCATTCTGGATAATCTCCTTCTTCAATGGCATTATACAAATCCACGGTTGCATGGTTAAAGTCTTTACCTTGTACCTCCTGAGCTGCATCGGGAGTTAAGTTTTTAATCCCTTGCTTCGTTACCCAGCGAAGTTTAATATAGAACGTTTCTCCTTGCTCGTTATACCACTTGAAGGAATGGACACTTGAACCACGCATATTGCGGTACGTCGCCGGAATTCCTTCATCTGTAAATAAATGAAGCATCATGTTCGTTGATTCGGGTGACAAGGACATAAAGTCCCAATATCGTGCAGGATCTTGAACGTTTGTCACCGGATTCGGTTTTAAGGAATGAATCACATCAGGGAATTTAATGGCATCACGAATAAAGAATATTGGAAGCGTGTTCCCAACGAAATCATAGTTCCCTTCATCTGTGTAGAATTTAACAGAAAAACCACGAGGATCACGCGCTGTTTCTGGAGAATGTTTTCCGTGAATGACAGTTGAAAAACGGGTGAAAACGGGTGTTTCTTTTCCCTCTTCCTGTAGAAATTCGGCTTTTGTATATTTCTTCATACTATTCTTCGTTACAAAGACGCCGTGCGCTCCTGCACCACGAGCATGAACGACACGTTCAGGAATTCGCTCACGATCAAAATGGGCGATCTTCTCTATCATTTGGTAGTCTTCCATAAGAATAGGACCATTTCTACCTGCTGTTTTAGAATTTTGGTTGTCAGAAATAGGTACACCTTGGTTGGTTGTCATCCGTTTACGATTGTTTTTATCAGACATAATACCCTCTCTTTCCAAATAAGTAATAGATGCAAATTCATAGTAAGCAATGGAATCCGTGCTTACTTTTCCTTTACCCTAATGCTTTACCCCTAAGAATAATCCTCAAACTTGTTTTTAATAATTATCATCTAAAAATCTATAAAAAGATTGTAGAAATTTAGGCCATGCATTGTTATGGCCGATATTTTTCTTGTGTAAGAGAAATTGCACGTTTATTTTTAGCCTAAATTATTGTTATCTCAATCTTTTTACGCTTTGTTATAGATTTTAACAAAATAAGTCTATATAACTATTTTTTCGTCACAAATCCGTAACAATCAACAGTTTTTCAAATCTTTTGATGCATAATTTTGGAGAGTAATTGTTTAAGAGAAACGTGGGTG carries:
- a CDS encoding DUF3231 family protein — encoded protein: MDQKNNGRLSSSELASLWTQFMSDSMSICFVNHSLEYVKDKDVRNILEFALGLSQSHIDKITAFLKEDGYPVPKGFTKEDVNVNAPPLFSDSLLLVYMYVMTLHGLTGYAGSLGNSVRADQRSYFTQCNSETMELYDRILSVMLDKGIFSKPPNIPAPDGIDFVKSQSYLTGWFGKRRPLNATEITGLYFNNQKTIVKVVLEIAFSQVAQSKELRKYFQRGATLCKKQVKILNNILSEENLPVPKRWESEVSNSIVPPFSDKLMLYHVVILVSAAMGFYGAGLSVVQRRDLALQYGRLITDIGKYAEDGANLLIKHGWMEQPPMAPDRSALAKKNVND
- a CDS encoding MFS transporter; its protein translation is MAKAEHDIKGETGYTPKDKTFWMAIVALTIASFMTFSNIYMVQPILPQFVEEFDVNATVSSLLLSLTIFSLILGLLFFGLMSDRWGRVALMKGTILLSIIPLLIIPFLESFTMILILRFIQGFFAAGLPAAAIAYIGEEFEQRSVRIGISFYIASNAVGGMFGRVFVGYLTEQTSWQTAIWFLFAIETVFFLTFLFLLPKSKRFEPSQLPVKEDLSMMFVHLKNRNLIPAFYMGVVIQLAFTGVWTYLPFYLMGEPYYLSIGTITVAYFAYGMGLVGSPLASKLSLTFDLSKIIMISAAVMLTGIAVTILPAVSLVYTGLILMCLGFFVIHSMMAWLVNQQATHHKGGASSLYLVSYYVGVSGGGTITGLLWSRWGWIGVISLAVLVLPGVWWGKRTYLNTN
- a CDS encoding CBO0543 family protein, which gives rise to MTFLLITVAIFHLTAIFVRKRVTWIDIYGTVLFTISFQLIVDTYLDLKYNLYGYFDKGADFETLIFIFGIYPVVNILVVNFFPNTKGLVTKIIYILAWSIFSVAYEFLLLWNGIFYHSDQWHIWYSGLIYPFLIIILLLNLKLINFIKK
- the thpD gene encoding ectoine hydroxylase; its protein translation is MKDLYPSRKNNRPEIMKRKDPVIHTDRSKDSLAPISEEQLDFYEENGFLQIENFFSKQEVSEMQKGIFELQDSSGGVSSDKVIREPQSDEIRSIFHVHQDDDYFNKVANDQRLLDIVNHLLGSDVYIHQSRINYKPGFTGKEFDWHSDFETWHVEDGMPRMRGVSLSIALSDNYTFNGPLMLIPGSHNYYVSCVGETPDNNYKESLKKQKLGIPDHDSLRWLADQGGGISVPTGAAGSITLFESNTMHGSNGNITPYSRNNLFMVYNSVENQLVEPYSGGKKRPEFIAVRDGVPTLSSSK
- a CDS encoding DUF1801 domain-containing protein, translated to MVEEFKWLMPSYSQDGLICYIQPAKSHVNLGFYRGAELTDKGRLA
- a CDS encoding catalase, encoding MSDKNNRKRMTTNQGVPISDNQNSKTAGRNGPILMEDYQMIEKIAHFDRERIPERVVHARGAGAHGVFVTKNSMKKYTKAEFLQEEGKETPVFTRFSTVIHGKHSPETARDPRGFSVKFYTDEGNYDFVGNTLPIFFIRDAIKFPDVIHSLKPNPVTNVQDPARYWDFMSLSPESTNMMLHLFTDEGIPATYRNMRGSSVHSFKWYNEQGETFYIKLRWVTKQGIKNLTPDAAQEVQGKDFNHATVDLYNAIEEGDYPEWDLYVQVLRPDELDDFDFNPLDATKDWLEEDVPWEFVGTMTLNKNVDNFFEETEQVGFNPGVLVPGMMPSEDQLLQGRLFSYSDTQRHRVGPNYQQLPINRPKVDVSNNQQEGFMARNTGISHTNYEPNSAEGEPAPVEGYEEPAQPLSGEIERSIIDKPNYYGQAGRIYRSYDQDKKDALVRNLLGDFDQIKDRNIVGRAIANFYQADESLGKLLAEKSKIDLDEYVGRTV